CCCAGATAGGTACCGGGGACAAAGGCTTCCAGCGTGAGCTCGTTCATCTGTCCGGGAACCACGTCGCGCTTGCCGCCGAGCTGCGGCACCCAGAAGCTGTGAATCACGTCGTCGGAAAGCAGGTGCAAACGAATAGGACGGCCCGTCGGGATATGTAGTTCGTCGGCGGTCTCGACTCCAGAATCCTGGTAGTTGAATTCCCACCACCACTGATGGGAAATCACCTTGATCTCCAGAGAACCTGCCGGCGGAAAGCGCGGTTGCGAGCGGAAGATGGTTCGCACCGTGGGAATCGAGATCATCAAAAGAATCAGCGCGGGACCGACGGTCCACGCGACTTCCAGCCCCAAATCCGACGCGGCCGATGAGGGCGGCGCCGCTTCTCCAACTCGGGTTGAGAAAACGAACACCGCCAGGATGAAGGCGGTCACCACGATCGCAAGAATCAGAGCGTCCCACAGGGTGACCTGGATGAAGAGATGATAAATCCACTCGGCCAGATCAGATTTGGGCGCAAGCGTGGTCATCGGCAGTTCGCGCCCGGTGGCACAGCCGAAGCACGCCGCGGCGGCGCCCACGGCCGTCGCACCAACTAAAAAAGCGCATCGGCTCATTCGTGCTCCTCCCAGGGCTCGGCCAGCGCTGCCGCCGCGGTCAGGTTCAGGCCTGGCAGCGAGCACAGGATAAAAGCGCCGAAAAATCCCAGCGTGACGAGCAACTGAACCCATCCGAACGGAATCGCACGCGGCGATAGCGAGGGCACCACGAGCAGGTATCGTTCGAGCCACACGCCCACCAGCCCGCCGCACGCAATGGTCCCCAGAATCGCTGGCGATTTCTTGGGGCGCACACCCAGCAATACGAGGAACGGAGCGACCCACATCAGGATCACTACCGCGTAGGAAATCGCTTCCCACGGCATATGGTAAACGCGGTGCACGATGAAGAAGGTCTCGACCGGAATATTTCCGTACCAGATCACGATGTATTGCGAGAAAACCAGGTAGACCCAGAAAATCGAGAACGCGAAGACGAGCTTCCCGAGATCGTGGAGCACGGTGGGATTGCGAAATGCGTTATGCGCGCCCAGACGCGCGCGCAACACGACTGCACTCACCGCGGTGGCGACGATCGCACTCCAGAACGCGCCCCCGAAAAAGTACCAGCCGAACAGCGTGCTGTGCCATTGCGGGGCAAGCGACATCACCAGGTCGAACGCAATCAGCGAGTAGACCACCGCGAAAAGAATCGCGAGGGCGACCGCGGTTCTGCGGGTCGCGGGCGGTGGCATCTCAATCTCGTTGGAGTTGCGCTGCCAGGCGGCCGCTTGTGGGCCGCGCGACAGCCTGACCAGCATCAGGCTGAGCACGGTCATGAGCGCGAGTCCGACCCCGTCGCGCGCGAACAGAAACGGAGTATTGAGCCAAGCCGCCTTCTGTGGAATCGGGTGTAGCACCCACGGAAAAATCAGCGTGCGGCCGAAGTAGAGCCCCCAGAAAAGAATGAAGCCGAGGGGAATGAATCCTACGAACGATTCCGCCAATCGATACTGCGTGGTCCCCGCCCATCTCCCCTGCGTCAGATAAAAGGCAGCCGACAGCACCACCCCACCCTGGGCGATTCCGAGCCACACCAGCAGATTCACTAGGTATGCCTGCCAAGCGCGATCCGCCTGGCCGCTGGCCAATCCCAGCCCGAATCCAACGATTCCCAGGAGCACCAGCACCCCAAGGAGAACTTTGAATGCAAGGCCGGCCACCGGCTGGGCCGGGACGGTTCGCTCCTCAATCGAAGTACCGACGGTTTGCGGCTCAGAGCTCATTTCCCTCCGCGCAGCCTAGGCCGCCTCGCGTCCGACTTCCTCTGCGCCCGCGTCCCTGAGAATCGATTCAAATCGAGTGCCGTCGCCCTCTTCGCATCGCACCACGACGCCGAAGCGGTCCTCGCTGAAGCGCGACGAATACCTGGCATCGATCTCGAAGGCGGGAACCCGCGCGTTAAACAGAAAACTCAGCACCGCCGAGATGCCACCAAACAACACCATCAGCTCAAAGATGATGACGATAAACGGCGGCCACGACACGATCGGCTTCCCGCCCACGACCAGGTTCCACTCCCACGAAGTGCCGATGGTCAGCGCCAACGCGCTGATCACGCCGAGAATCCCGCCGGTCAGCACGAATGCGCGCACCGGACTTTTGGGCTTACCGATGGCGTGCTCGATATGGTGGCTCGGGATCGGCGAAAAAACCCGCATCGCGATCGGCTTGGCCGAGCGCAGCTTCTCGACACAGCCGGCGCATCCGGACTCGTCTGCGAAAGAACCGATTATTTCCACCGGTGCGCTCATGCCGCGCGCGAATAATCTTTTCGAAGCGACTTGCGCAGCCACACGATCCCCTCTTTAAGCTCGGTCATAGAGACGATCGGGAGGAAGCGTGCAAACAACGAGAACAACCCCAAAAACCAGCCGAAGCTCCCGGCCGTGATCATGATCTCCGTGATCGAGGGGCGGAAAAACGCCCATTGCGAGGGGTTGAAATTGGTCGCCAGGGAGCCCGCGATAATCACGAAACGCTCGGTCCACATGCCGACATTGACGAACAACGAGATGATCCAGAGCGCGGTAAGGTTCACCCGGATGCGCGGCGAAAAGAGCAGGAGTGGGATCAGGCAGTTGCACAGCACCATCACCCAGAACAACCATCCCCAGGGACCGAAGTAGCGCATATAAAACGTCATCTGCTCGATCTTGTCGCCGCTGTACCAGGCCATGAAGGTTTCGACCGAGTACGAATAGGTCACCACCAGCGAGGTGAGCAGCACCACCTTGGCCAGGTTGTCGAAATGCCACGGGGTCAGCAGGTCCTCGATATGCAGCCACCGGCGCATCGGGACTAGCAGGGTGATAACCATCGCAACCCCGGAAAAAATCGCCCCCGCAACGAAGTACGGGGCAAAGATCGTGCTGTGCCATCCGGGGAGCTGTGCCATCGCGAAATCCCACGACACTACGCTGTGCACCGACAGGACCAGAGGCGTGGCAAGTCCCGCCAGGAGCAGATACGCCATCGAGAAATGCCGCCACTGCTCGTCGGTCCCCTGCCATCCCAGCGCCAGGGTCGCGTAGAAGGTTCTGCGCCAGCCGATCGCGTGCTCGCGCGCGTTGGCGACATCGGGAATCAGCCCCATGAACAGGAACAAGGCGCTGATGGTCAGGTAGGTAGAGACCGCGAAGGCATCCCACACCAGCGGCGAGCGAAAATTCGGCTGCAGGTAGCGTTCGTTCGGATACGGCAGCAGCCAGTACAGGTTCCAGACCCGCCCGAGGTGGATCATCGGGAACAGTCCGGCCGTGGCAACCGCGAACAGCGTCATGGTCTCGGCGGCGCGATAGACCGCGGTGCGCCATCGTGTGCGGAATAGAAAAAGAATCGCCGAGATCAGAGTGCCGGAATGGGCGATTCCCACCCAGAACACAAAGTTGGTGATGTACATCGCCCACATGACCGGCTGCCTAAGACCGGTCACACCCAGACCTTCATAGATCTGCCGCGTCCACAGCGCCGCGCCGATTCCGACCAGCACGAAACAGAATCCGACCCATATCCAGTAGGCGAGCCCCGGCATCTCCATGACGCGGAGTACACTGCGATCGATATCGCGAAAGGTCGGTGCGACAGGTTCCTGGACCGCGGCAGCCACTTACGCTTTTCCTTTCTCGCGATACAGATCGCGCAGATATACGATCGCGGGTTGCGTGTTCAGCTCGACCAGCGACCGATAGGCGCGCGGCTGGTTCTCGACTCGCCGCTGCATCATCGCGCTGTGTTCATTTTTCATGTCGCCAAATGTGATCGCCTTGGCGGGACAGGCCTGCGCGCAGGCTGTGATGATGTCAGAGTCACGCAGGGGGCGCTCCTCAATTCGTGCGCTGATTTCGGCGTGCTGAATGCGGTGAATGCAAAAGGTGCACTTCTCCATCACGCCGACACCCCGCGCCGTGACATCGGGATTGAGCTGTAAATTGAACGGCTGGGGCCACTCGGGCAGAAACCAGTTGAAGCGGCGTACTTTGTAGGGGCAGTTGTTCTCGCAATAGCGCGTGCCGACGCAGCGGTTGTAAACCTGACCATTGAGACCCTCGCGGGTGTGGTACGAAGCGAAGACCGGACATACCGGCTCACACGGCGCGTGATTACACTGCTGGCAGAGCATCGGCGACAGGTAGACACTCGGCCCCGGCTC
This genomic window from Candidatus Binataceae bacterium contains:
- the coxB gene encoding cytochrome c oxidase subunit II, producing the protein MSRCAFLVGATAVGAAAACFGCATGRELPMTTLAPKSDLAEWIYHLFIQVTLWDALILAIVVTAFILAVFVFSTRVGEAAPPSSAASDLGLEVAWTVGPALILLMISIPTVRTIFRSQPRFPPAGSLEIKVISHQWWWEFNYQDSGVETADELHIPTGRPIRLHLLSDDVIHSFWVPQLGGKRDVVPGQMNELTLEAFVPGTYLGQCAEFCGLSHANMRFRVMVETPDQFASWEKSALAAPAAANQNASPAATAGAKIFANSPCTTCHRIDGVSKGYIGPDLSHFGTRTTLAGGVLSNTPANVAKWVTDPEAIKPGAQMPRLGLAGEQLNDLVAYLESLK
- a CDS encoding DUF3341 domain-containing protein yields the protein MSAPVEIIGSFADESGCAGCVEKLRSAKPIAMRVFSPIPSHHIEHAIGKPKSPVRAFVLTGGILGVISALALTIGTSWEWNLVVGGKPIVSWPPFIVIIFELMVLFGGISAVLSFLFNARVPAFEIDARYSSRFSEDRFGVVVRCEEGDGTRFESILRDAGAEEVGREAA
- the nrfD gene encoding NrfD/PsrC family molybdoenzyme membrane anchor subunit, translating into MAAAVQEPVAPTFRDIDRSVLRVMEMPGLAYWIWVGFCFVLVGIGAALWTRQIYEGLGVTGLRQPVMWAMYITNFVFWVGIAHSGTLISAILFLFRTRWRTAVYRAAETMTLFAVATAGLFPMIHLGRVWNLYWLLPYPNERYLQPNFRSPLVWDAFAVSTYLTISALFLFMGLIPDVANAREHAIGWRRTFYATLALGWQGTDEQWRHFSMAYLLLAGLATPLVLSVHSVVSWDFAMAQLPGWHSTIFAPYFVAGAIFSGVAMVITLLVPMRRWLHIEDLLTPWHFDNLAKVVLLTSLVVTYSYSVETFMAWYSGDKIEQMTFYMRYFGPWGWLFWVMVLCNCLIPLLLFSPRIRVNLTALWIISLFVNVGMWTERFVIIAGSLATNFNPSQWAFFRPSITEIMITAGSFGWFLGLFSLFARFLPIVSMTELKEGIVWLRKSLRKDYSRAA